ACGATCTGGCTTCCCTCGGGATCGGCTTCGCGCCCGACACCGTCGATCGGTACTTCGGCGACGTCCGGCGGTTCGCGATCGCCTCGGAGGAGATCAGCCGCGTGTGGCCGAGCCTGAACGTCGCCCTCCAGATGTCCTCTCCTTCGCTGTTCGTCCGGTTTGCGGCCGACGAGACGCGTCGGGCGCTGCTGCCGAAACTCGAGAACAACCGCTGTATCGGCTGTCTCGCGGTGACCGAACCCGACGGCGGCTCCGATACGGCCCGTCCCAACACCGTCGCGAGACGGGACGGCGACGAGTTCGTCCTCGACGGCGAGAAGGTCTGGGTGGGGAACGCGGGGATCGCCGACGTCGCGCTCGTCGTCGCACGCGACGAATCCGCGGACGCTCGAGACCTGTTCCTGGTCGATCGCGAGAACGCCACGTACGAGACCGAGGCGATGGACACGCTCGGGTGGAAGGGCGTCCCGAACGGTCGAGTCATACTCGACGACGTCCGGATCCCGGTCGAGAACCGGTTCTCGACCATCTTCAGCGAGGCCATCGCCGAGGGGTACGACGTCCACGAGATCGTTCCCTTCCCCGAGGGCGTCAGCCAGCTGTTCCTCGAGCACACGCCGCTCAACGTCACGTTCTCGTTCATGCGGACGGGGATGGCGTTCATGGCCGTCGGGATCATGCGGGCGGCGTTCGAGGACGCGCTGGAGTACGCACGGGACCGGGAGACTTTCGGGGACCCGATCGGCAAACACCAGCTCGTCCAGGAGAAACTCTACGACGTCCGGGCGGCGATCGAGGCCTCCCGCGGTCTCGCTCGCAGTGCCGCCGAAGCCCTGGTCGACGGGGATCCCGACGCTCGATTGCTCTCCTCGCTCGCGAAGGGATACGCCTGCGAGCGCTCGATCGAGGCGACCGGCGACGCGCTGCAGGTCCTCGGCGCTGCGGGGCTCGACCCCGAAAACCGCATGGAGCGCTACTATCGCGACGCTCGCGTGATGACGATTCCGGACGGCACCACCGAGATCCAGAAGCTCATCGTTGGCAAGGAACTGACCGGGTTGAGCGCCTACTGAGCGGTCGATTCGATCGGGATCGCAGTCGAGCCGTGGGAAACCCGCATCTCCCGGCTTCGGAGTCGGCCAGTCGGCGGTCCGCTTTATAAATCACCTCGGATACGCGGAACAATATTGAGGCATGCCACCACAGAACACGTCGGCATCAGATGCCAGATCCCGACGCCAGCACGGACACCGATGCCGGTTCCGACGGAGATCCCGACGAACCACCCTATCGGGTCGCGCTGGCGCCGCTCTTCGAGACGATCGACTCGATCGACGGCCGAGGGTTCGAAGCCGCCATCGCGGGCGGACTCGCCGGGGGATTTCAGGCGGCGCTACTGATCCAGTTGTACGACACCGACGCGATCAGGCGGGTCGGTGCGGCCGTCGGCACATCCACTCTGGACGGCGGCTGGCTCGTGATGTTCGCCCTCGGTGCGCTGGTCGCACTGCCGTTTCACGTCCTCGCCTCGAGCTCGACCGACGCGTTCGTCTCGAGGGTGCTGACCCTCTCGAGTCGTCACGAAATTCTCCGGAAGCCCCTCGTGCCGTTGCTTCGACGGTCCGCGTTTACGACGACGATGGTCGGGCTCGGCAACGTGTACGGGGCCGCGGTGGGTGTGGTCGTTTCCCTCTTCGCGCTACCGATCTGGTTGGCGGTCACGACGAGTGTCCCATCGGCCGTTCCCACCCACCCGGCCGCGGTACTCGTCGAAGTCATCACGTGGACGGTTTACGGTGGCACGCTCGGGCTGGTGTACGGGCTCGTTCTCGACCAGTGAGACCATCCGAGACTGCCGTTGCTGTTCGTGGTCGAGGACGGTCCCGGACCCACGGAAACGCAATCTCGAGCGATATCCCCGCCGGCTCACTACCGACGACTGGTGGCTGATAGCCCGGTTGCCGGCGGTAATCAGAAGAGAAACCGCGAGTCGACGTTCCCGGAGATCTCGCCGAGACGGGCCGCCGCGTCGGAGTACTGGAGGATCTTCTGCATGTAGCCATCGATCTCGAAGTCGCCGGCCATCAGCATGTCGATGACATCACCCTCGCCGCGGACGAGCGTCTTCCACCGCTCGTAGTCCCCGACGAGTCGGAATCCGTACTCCAGCTCGTCTCTCTCCGTGACCGTTTCGACGCCCCGACACTCGCCGTCGTGGAGATCCAGATACGCGTAGACCGTGTCGCCGTCGGCGACGTTCTCCTCGAGTTGCGCGATCAGTGCTGCGAGGAGGTCAGGCAGTTCCGCCCGGAGTTCCGGCCACAGCCGATCCGGGAGGTCCGCCATCGCCGTCGCCAGAATCTCGTCGGTGACCCGCTCTTCCAGCGACCCGTTGCGGGAGTCGACGCTCTCGCGGACGTCCGTCGGTGCGTCCGCGAGGAGGGATTCGATTTCCGCCTCGGAGCGCTCGGCGAGCATCTCCTCGACCGCTGCGACGATCTCCGGCGGCAGATCGCCGACGGTATTGGTCTCGAGCGGAACGTTCTCGATCTGGAAAACGAACGAGCCGTCGAACTCTATCCCCCATCCGGCGGACTCCGCCGCGTATTCGTCGTCCGCGTTGATCGCATTCCGGTACGCCTCGAGCCACGGCTGTGTCGGAAAGTACTGTTCGATCGGTCGCAGTCGTTGCGTGCTCATGTGTGATGGTCGGGCGTCGGCACCCGATATACGACACTGGTCTGTGTGAACGACTGTTGTGATTTCGCCGGTTATACGGGGGTGTTCATGAGGGGCTCCTCCGATGGTGAGTCGGTTGCAACGATCTCACGAAATGGAAGGCCTCCAAACCCTGACCGGCCAAATCATACCGTGACTGTGAGCGGTCGACTTCAAGAGCCGGTTATCCGAGAAGGTACGCTCATTGTCAACACACCCAAACCACTGGTATCTCACGAGGTATCATGACGGACGGATTTCAGGCGGAACGGATCGACACGACGAGCAAGTGGTACGACCTCTTCCAGAAGGGGGTCGAACTCGGCACCTGGAACGTCGAGAAGCTGTTCGAGGAGGTCGGCTTCGAGGAGGATCGCGAGATCTGGGCGTCGCTCGAGCCCGGCGAACGGACACAGCTCCGATATCTGCTCTCGGGCTTTCTCGACGGGGAGTTCGCGGTCGGCGAGGACGCGAGTCATCATCTCCAGCGCATCATGGGAGCTCCGTGTTTCGACGACAACGAGGAGATGGAGATGTACATGACGATGTTTACGCTGACCGAGCACAAGCACACGCAGTTCCTCGACGTCTACATGCACGAGGTGATGGGCGAACAGGACACGTTCGCCGAACAGAATCCGAAACGCGGCGGTGCCCGGATTCCGATCGTGCAGGCGACCGGATTAGGCGAGGTGTACGATCGGCAGGGCCAGCTGACCGCCAGGGCGGCCCACTCGCAGGATCCCGTCGACATCGCGAAGGCGCTGACGGTGTATCACATGATCGTGGAAGGGCTCCTCGCCCGGGGCGGCTTTTACTCGATCAACAAACTGTCGCGGAACGCGCCGCTGCCGCTGTTGAATCACGGCTTCAAGTTCATCAGCACCGACGAAGGACGTCACATCACGCACGGCGTCGAGGCGCTGAGCGAACTGATCGCGAAGGAACGCGCCGGCGAACCGGAGTTCCAGGGCGTCAGTCAGGCCATCGTCGACGTCCTCTACGAGAACGTGGGATCGGTGGCGGACTTCGGATATATGTTCACCGACGCCGTCGACGACCCCCTCGAGATCGAGTTCGACGACCTCCTGATGCGGGTCGGGCGTCTCATCGACGGACAGTTCAACGAGGCGCTCGACCTCGACGTCGACCACCACAGGATCATCGGCATCGTCGCCGACCGCCATCGGGAGTGTCTCGAGACGGACATCGACGCGGAGCTTCGGGAGTACCGGGAGCGCTACGAGCGCACACGCGGTGTCGCCGCCGACGGAGGTGGGGACCGTGACTGACGATCCCGATCTGAACGAACTGTCCCGGGGTGCGGCGTTTACCGCCTCGGAGGACGAGGTGATCGAGGCGATCGAAGACGCCGCCGACGAACTCGAGCAGAGTTTCGAGGAGGTCCGGGAGAACGTCGCCTACATCATGGACTCGACGTTCGACGACGACGGCGTCAGTACGTCGTTCAACGAGAGCGTCAGCGGTGCCAGCCTCGAGCACGACGCGGTCGGTACGGGCGACCCGCGTCTGGAGGCGCTGGAACTGTACAAACTCCGCCAGCGACTGTAGATGTACGAGGTAACATTTCATTTCGAGAGCGGGACGGAAACAGTCGACATCGATCCGGACGAGTACGTCCTCGAGGCCGCCGAGCGCGCCGGTCTCGACCTGCCGCACTCCTGTCGAAACGGGATGTGCACGTCGTGTGCCGGGGAGTTGCTCGACGGTGAACTCGACGGCAGCGAGGGGACGGCGCTCTCCGCCGACCAGGCGGCTGACGGCTACGTCCTGCTGTGTTGTTCGTACCCGCGAGCGGACAGCGAGATCCGGGTCGGCGAACGGATCCAGAACGAACTGCTCGGTCTCGACGCGCTCTGACGTCCCTCCATCGAGTTCGGTC
This portion of the Natrinema salinisoli genome encodes:
- a CDS encoding acyl-CoA dehydrogenase family protein; this translates as MRLTDDQRAFRDDLRAYLEDEIDPVVDELDRNGPMVRDELEGYLDDLASLGIGFAPDTVDRYFGDVRRFAIASEEISRVWPSLNVALQMSSPSLFVRFAADETRRALLPKLENNRCIGCLAVTEPDGGSDTARPNTVARRDGDEFVLDGEKVWVGNAGIADVALVVARDESADARDLFLVDRENATYETEAMDTLGWKGVPNGRVILDDVRIPVENRFSTIFSEAIAEGYDVHEIVPFPEGVSQLFLEHTPLNVTFSFMRTGMAFMAVGIMRAAFEDALEYARDRETFGDPIGKHQLVQEKLYDVRAAIEASRGLARSAAEALVDGDPDARLLSSLAKGYACERSIEATGDALQVLGAAGLDPENRMERYYRDARVMTIPDGTTEIQKLIVGKELTGLSAY
- a CDS encoding SCP2 sterol-binding domain-containing protein; translation: MSTQRLRPIEQYFPTQPWLEAYRNAINADDEYAAESAGWGIEFDGSFVFQIENVPLETNTVGDLPPEIVAAVEEMLAERSEAEIESLLADAPTDVRESVDSRNGSLEERVTDEILATAMADLPDRLWPELRAELPDLLAALIAQLEENVADGDTVYAYLDLHDGECRGVETVTERDELEYGFRLVGDYERWKTLVRGEGDVIDMLMAGDFEIDGYMQKILQYSDAAARLGEISGNVDSRFLF
- a CDS encoding 2Fe-2S iron-sulfur cluster-binding protein, translated to MYEVTFHFESGTETVDIDPDEYVLEAAERAGLDLPHSCRNGMCTSCAGELLDGELDGSEGTALSADQAADGYVLLCCSYPRADSEIRVGERIQNELLGLDAL
- a CDS encoding ribonucleotide-diphosphate reductase subunit beta yields the protein MTDGFQAERIDTTSKWYDLFQKGVELGTWNVEKLFEEVGFEEDREIWASLEPGERTQLRYLLSGFLDGEFAVGEDASHHLQRIMGAPCFDDNEEMEMYMTMFTLTEHKHTQFLDVYMHEVMGEQDTFAEQNPKRGGARIPIVQATGLGEVYDRQGQLTARAAHSQDPVDIAKALTVYHMIVEGLLARGGFYSINKLSRNAPLPLLNHGFKFISTDEGRHITHGVEALSELIAKERAGEPEFQGVSQAIVDVLYENVGSVADFGYMFTDAVDDPLEIEFDDLLMRVGRLIDGQFNEALDLDVDHHRIIGIVADRHRECLETDIDAELREYRERYERTRGVAADGGGDRD